A single region of the Malus sylvestris chromosome 8, drMalSylv7.2, whole genome shotgun sequence genome encodes:
- the LOC126631433 gene encoding uncharacterized mitochondrial protein AtMg00810-like, translated as MWLLLYVDDIVLTGSHSSVLQHFIASLGKIFDLKDLGTLNYFLGIQVQTTSSGIHLSQANYACDSLKKACMLEKPSSTPAKVSPSAHDGPLLSSPTEFRMLVGCLQYLMLTRPDISFAVNSVGQYMSDPRLPHLLAVKRILRYIKGTIDHGLLLRPQPLSDRISAYSDPDWAWCVDTRRSTTGYLIYHGTNLVSWSSTSHGVEI; from the coding sequence ATGTGGTTGTTGTTGTATGTTGACGACATTGTTTTAACCGGAAGCCACTCCTCCGTTTTGCAGCACTTCATCGCATCCTTGGGTAAGATTTTTGACTTGAAGGATTTGGGAACTTTAAATTATTTCTTGGGGATACAAGTTCAAACCACCTCTAGCGGCATCCATCTTTCTCAAGCCAACTATGCCTGTGATTCATTAAAAAAGGCGTGCATGCTAGAGAAACCAAGTTCTACACCTGCAAAGGTCTCCCCATCCGCTCATGATGGTCCTCTTCTGTCCTCTCCTACCGAGTTCCGTATGCTTGTGGGCTGCCTCCAATATCTAATGTTAACACGTCCCGACATTTCGTTTGCTGTTAACAGCGTCGGACAGTACATGAGTGACCCTCGATTGCCTCATCTCTTGGCTGTCAAGCGTATATTACGCTATATCAAGGGGACTATTGATCACGGTTTGCTTCTTCGACCACAACCTCTTTCTGATCGCATTTCAGCCTATTCTGACCCCGATTGGGCGTGGTGTGTCGATACCCGCCGCTCAACCACGGGTTATTTGATTTATCACGGCACAAATTTAGTCTCGTGGTCTTCTACATCCCACGGTGTCGAAATCTAG
- the LOC126633187 gene encoding low affinity sulfate transporter 3-like isoform X1, with protein MYLMTAFIQTSLSWFGTKTRTPLQVPKIFATQESSPKHFKFLATMASLPTEVFSTVELQQQHRHAEDTSGRAERAQWLLSSPDPPGLWQQLIHGIKSNLLPQGNRYSKQKTPANRAFSLFRGLFPILSWGRNYKASKFKNDVMAGLTLASLSVPQSIGYANLAKLDPQYGLYTSIVPPLIYSLMGSSRELAIGPVAVVSMFLSSLIQKIEDPVANPIAYRNLLFTVTFFAGIFQAAFGIFRLGFLVDFLSHAAIVGFMAGAAIVIGLQQLKGLLGISHFTTNTDIISVLESVFDSIVHEPWHPLNIVLGCAFLIFLLIARFIGKRNKKLFWLPAIAPLISVILSTLIVYLTKADKHGVNIVKHIKGGLNPSSAHQLQLRGPHVRQAAKAGLISAIIALAEAIAVGRSFAAIKGYHLDGNKEMLAMGCMNIAGSLTSCYVATGSFSRTAVNFSAGCQTAVSNIVMALTVILSLELLTRLLYFTPIAILASIILSALPGLIDINGAYHIWKVDKLDFLACVGAFLGVLFASAEIGLLAAVSISFAKILINSLRPGIEVLGRLPTTDIFCNINQYPMAIETPSILIIGINSSLLCFANANSVKERVLKWVTKEEDETGDPKEKRRIQHVILDMSNVMNVDTSGILALEEIHKKLCSYGIQLAIANPRWQVIHRLKVSKLVDKIGGESVFLTVGEAQACLTTKVAGEQLLMV; from the exons ATGTATTTAATGACTGCATTCATTCAAACATCTCTGTCATGGTTTGGTACAAAAACTAGAACACCATTGCAGGTACCTAAAATATTTGCGACTCAAGAGAGTTCACCCAAACACTTCAAATTTTTAGCCACCATGGCTTCACTGCCAACTGAGGTCTTCAGTACTGTGGAGCTTCAGCAGCAGCACCGCCATGCCGAGGACACTTCTGGTCGGGCCGAGAGAGCTCAGTGGCTTCTCTCTTCTCCAGATCCACCAGGGTTATGGCAGCAGCTCATTCATGGCATAAAATCCAATCTTCTTCCTCAAGGAAACAGATACTCCAAGCAGAAAACACCAGCAAACCGAGCCTTTTCGTTATTTCGCGGTCTGTTTCCAATCCTTAGCTGGGGAAGGAATTACAAGGCATCAAAGTTTAAAAATGATGTGATGGCAGGTTTGACACTGGCCAGCCTTAGTGTTCCTCAG AGTATTGGATATGCTAATCTTGCAAAACTTGATCCGCAATATGGCCTGT ATACAAGCATTGTTCCACCTCTGATTTATTCTCTAATGGGGAGCTCAAGAGAGCTAGCAATTGGGCCAGTGGCTGTGGTTTCCATGTTCCTATCATCCTTGATTCAGAAGATAGAAGATCCTGTGGCCAATCCTATTGCATACCGAAATCTTTTGTTCACCGTGACATTTTTTGCAGGAATCTTCCAAGCTGCATTTGGAATTTTCAG GTTGGGATTTCTTGTGGACTTTCTTTCGCATGCTGCAATTGTAGGGTTTATGGCTGGTGCAGCCATCGTCATTGGCCTCCAACAACTCAAGGGCCTTCTTGGGATCAGCCACTTCACCACCAACACCGATATAATCTCCGTCTTGGAGTCTGTTTTCGATTCAATTGTTCATGAACCA TGGCACCCTCTGAACATCGTCCTTGGTTGTGCATTCTTGATATTCCTCCTAATTGCTAGGTTTATT ggaaaaagaaacaaaaagctCTTTTGGCTACCAGCAATTGCCCCACTTATATCAGTTATATTATCTACTTTGATAGTGTATTTAACAAAAGCTGACAAGCATGGAGTAAATATTGTAAAACATATCAAAGGGGGACTAAATCCAAGCTCAGCTCATCAGCTACAACTCAGAGGCCCACATGTTAGACAAGCAGCCAAAGCAGGACTCATTTCTGCTATCATTGCTCTTGCT GAGGCCATTGCCGTCGGTCGATCTTTTGCTGCCATCAAAGGGTACCATCTTGATGGTAACAAGGAAATGCTAGCCATGGGATGCATGAACATTGCTGGATCATTAACTTCATGCTATGTTGCAACTG GTTCATTTTCAAGAACTGCAGTAAATTTTAGTGCAGGGTGTCAAACTGCGGTATCAAATATAGTGATGGCTCTCACTGTAATTTTGTCACTGGAATTACTTACTAGGCTATTGTATTTCACTCCCATTGCAATCCTTGCTTCAATCATCCTATCAGCTCTTCCTGGGCTCATTGATATCAATGGAGCTTACCACATTTGGAAGGTTGACAAATTGGACTTCCTTGCTTGCGTTGGTGCATTCTTGGGGGTCTTGTTTGCATCAGCAGAAATTGGTCTTCTTGCTGCG GTAAGCATCTCTTTTGCAAAGATATTGATAAATTCACTTAGACCTGGAATAGAAGTTCTAGGGAGACTTCCAACAACAGACATCTTTTGTAACATCAATCAGTATCCCATGGCCATTGAAACTCCAAGCATCTTGATAATTGGCATCAACTCCTCTTTGCTTTGCTTTGCCAATGCTAATTCTGTGAAAGAAAG GGTATTGAAGTGGGTGACAAAAGAAGAGGATGAGACAGGAGATccgaaagaaaaaagaagaattcAACATGTAATCCTTGATATGTCCA ATGTGATGAATGTGGACACTTCCGGAATTCTTGCCCTAGAAGAAATACACAAGAAGTTGTGTTCATATGGCATACAA TTAGCTATAGCCAACCCAAGGTGGCAAGTGATTCACAGGCTAAAGGTGTCCAAATTGGTAGACAAGATTGGAGGAGAGAGTGTTTTCCTCACCGTTGGTGAAGCACAGGCATGCCTTACTACCAAAGTGGCTGGTGAGCAGCTGTTGATGGTTTGA
- the LOC126633187 gene encoding low affinity sulfate transporter 3-like isoform X2, translating to MYLMTAFIQTSLSWFGTKTRTPLQVPKIFATQESSPKHFKFLATMASLPTEVFSTVELQQQHRHAEDTSGRAERAQWLLSSPDPPGLWQQLIHGIKSNLLPQGNRYSKQKTPANRAFSLFRGLFPILSWGRNYKASKFKNDVMAGLTLASLSVPQSIGYANLAKLDPQYGLYTSIVPPLIYSLMGSSRELAIGPVAVVSMFLSSLIQKIEDPVANPIAYRNLLFTVTFFAGIFQAAFGIFRLGFLVDFLSHAAIVGFMAGAAIVIGLQQLKGLLGISHFTTNTDIISVLESVFDSIVHEPWHPLNIVLGCAFLIFLLIARFIGKRNKKLFWLPAIAPLISVILSTLIVYLTKADKHGVNIVKHIKGGLNPSSAHQLQLRGPHVRQAAKAGLISAIIALAEAIAVGRSFAAIKGYHLDGNKEMLAMGCMNIAGSLTSCYVATGSFSRTAVNFSAGCQTAVSNIVMALTVILSLELLTRLLYFTPIAILASIILSALPGLIDINGAYHIWKVDKLDFLACVGAFLGVLFASAEIGLLAAVSISFAKILINSLRPGIEVLGRLPTTDIFCNINQYPMAIETPSILIIGINSSLLCFANANSVKERVLKWVTKEEDETGDPKEKRRIQHVILDMSISYSQPKVASDSQAKGVQIGRQDWRRECFPHRW from the exons ATGTATTTAATGACTGCATTCATTCAAACATCTCTGTCATGGTTTGGTACAAAAACTAGAACACCATTGCAGGTACCTAAAATATTTGCGACTCAAGAGAGTTCACCCAAACACTTCAAATTTTTAGCCACCATGGCTTCACTGCCAACTGAGGTCTTCAGTACTGTGGAGCTTCAGCAGCAGCACCGCCATGCCGAGGACACTTCTGGTCGGGCCGAGAGAGCTCAGTGGCTTCTCTCTTCTCCAGATCCACCAGGGTTATGGCAGCAGCTCATTCATGGCATAAAATCCAATCTTCTTCCTCAAGGAAACAGATACTCCAAGCAGAAAACACCAGCAAACCGAGCCTTTTCGTTATTTCGCGGTCTGTTTCCAATCCTTAGCTGGGGAAGGAATTACAAGGCATCAAAGTTTAAAAATGATGTGATGGCAGGTTTGACACTGGCCAGCCTTAGTGTTCCTCAG AGTATTGGATATGCTAATCTTGCAAAACTTGATCCGCAATATGGCCTGT ATACAAGCATTGTTCCACCTCTGATTTATTCTCTAATGGGGAGCTCAAGAGAGCTAGCAATTGGGCCAGTGGCTGTGGTTTCCATGTTCCTATCATCCTTGATTCAGAAGATAGAAGATCCTGTGGCCAATCCTATTGCATACCGAAATCTTTTGTTCACCGTGACATTTTTTGCAGGAATCTTCCAAGCTGCATTTGGAATTTTCAG GTTGGGATTTCTTGTGGACTTTCTTTCGCATGCTGCAATTGTAGGGTTTATGGCTGGTGCAGCCATCGTCATTGGCCTCCAACAACTCAAGGGCCTTCTTGGGATCAGCCACTTCACCACCAACACCGATATAATCTCCGTCTTGGAGTCTGTTTTCGATTCAATTGTTCATGAACCA TGGCACCCTCTGAACATCGTCCTTGGTTGTGCATTCTTGATATTCCTCCTAATTGCTAGGTTTATT ggaaaaagaaacaaaaagctCTTTTGGCTACCAGCAATTGCCCCACTTATATCAGTTATATTATCTACTTTGATAGTGTATTTAACAAAAGCTGACAAGCATGGAGTAAATATTGTAAAACATATCAAAGGGGGACTAAATCCAAGCTCAGCTCATCAGCTACAACTCAGAGGCCCACATGTTAGACAAGCAGCCAAAGCAGGACTCATTTCTGCTATCATTGCTCTTGCT GAGGCCATTGCCGTCGGTCGATCTTTTGCTGCCATCAAAGGGTACCATCTTGATGGTAACAAGGAAATGCTAGCCATGGGATGCATGAACATTGCTGGATCATTAACTTCATGCTATGTTGCAACTG GTTCATTTTCAAGAACTGCAGTAAATTTTAGTGCAGGGTGTCAAACTGCGGTATCAAATATAGTGATGGCTCTCACTGTAATTTTGTCACTGGAATTACTTACTAGGCTATTGTATTTCACTCCCATTGCAATCCTTGCTTCAATCATCCTATCAGCTCTTCCTGGGCTCATTGATATCAATGGAGCTTACCACATTTGGAAGGTTGACAAATTGGACTTCCTTGCTTGCGTTGGTGCATTCTTGGGGGTCTTGTTTGCATCAGCAGAAATTGGTCTTCTTGCTGCG GTAAGCATCTCTTTTGCAAAGATATTGATAAATTCACTTAGACCTGGAATAGAAGTTCTAGGGAGACTTCCAACAACAGACATCTTTTGTAACATCAATCAGTATCCCATGGCCATTGAAACTCCAAGCATCTTGATAATTGGCATCAACTCCTCTTTGCTTTGCTTTGCCAATGCTAATTCTGTGAAAGAAAG GGTATTGAAGTGGGTGACAAAAGAAGAGGATGAGACAGGAGATccgaaagaaaaaagaagaattcAACATGTAATCCTTGATATGTCCA TTAGCTATAGCCAACCCAAGGTGGCAAGTGATTCACAGGCTAAAGGTGTCCAAATTGGTAGACAAGATTGGAGGAGAGAGTGTTTTCCTCACCGTTGGTGA